The following are encoded together in the Mastacembelus armatus chromosome 6, fMasArm1.2, whole genome shotgun sequence genome:
- the LOC113133185 gene encoding ubiquitin-conjugating enzyme E2 H-like isoform X2 has product MGAGSTQSMAGTGLNAMSIESKHEVTILSGLNEFVVKFHGPPGTPYEGGVWKVRVDLPDKYPFKSPSIGFMNKIFHPNIDEASGTVCLDVINQTWTALYDLTNIFESFLPQLLAYPNPIDPLNGDAAAMYLHRPEDYKHKIKEYIQKYATEEALKEQEEGGGDSSSESSMSDFSEDEAQDMEL; this is encoded by the exons ATGGGGGCTGGGAGCACCCAGTCCATGGCAGGGACTGGGCTGAACGCCATGAG CATCGAGAGCAAGCATGAGGTCACCATCCTCAGTGGACTCAATGAATTTGTGGTCAAATTCCACGGACCTCCCGGAA CGCCATATGAAGGAGGTGTGTGGAAGGTTCGGGTGGACCTGCCAGATAAATATCCCTTCAAATCACCATCCATAG GATTCATGAATAAAATCTTTCATCCCAACATTGATGAAGC gtCAGGAACTGTGTGTTTAGATGTCATTAACCAGACATGGACAGCTCTCTACG ACCTCACGAACATCTTTGAGTCGTTCCTCCCTCAGCTGCTTGCCTACCCTAACCCCATCGATCCTCTGAACGGGGATGCAGCTGCCATGTACCTGCACCGACCGGAGGATTATAAACACAAGATCAAAG AGTACATCCAGAAGTACGCCACGGAGGAGGCTCTAAaggaacaggaggagggaggaggtgacTCTTCTTCCGAGAGCTCCATGTCAGACTTTTCAGAGGACGAGGCTCAGGACATGGAGTTGTAG
- the LOC113133185 gene encoding ubiquitin-conjugating enzyme E2 H-like isoform X1 produces MSSPSPGKRRMDTDVVKLIESKHEVTILSGLNEFVVKFHGPPGTPYEGGVWKVRVDLPDKYPFKSPSIGFMNKIFHPNIDEASGTVCLDVINQTWTALYDLTNIFESFLPQLLAYPNPIDPLNGDAAAMYLHRPEDYKHKIKEYIQKYATEEALKEQEEGGGDSSSESSMSDFSEDEAQDMEL; encoded by the exons ATGTCGTCTCCAAGTCCGGGCAAGAGGCGAATGGATACCGACGTGGTGAAACT CATCGAGAGCAAGCATGAGGTCACCATCCTCAGTGGACTCAATGAATTTGTGGTCAAATTCCACGGACCTCCCGGAA CGCCATATGAAGGAGGTGTGTGGAAGGTTCGGGTGGACCTGCCAGATAAATATCCCTTCAAATCACCATCCATAG GATTCATGAATAAAATCTTTCATCCCAACATTGATGAAGC gtCAGGAACTGTGTGTTTAGATGTCATTAACCAGACATGGACAGCTCTCTACG ACCTCACGAACATCTTTGAGTCGTTCCTCCCTCAGCTGCTTGCCTACCCTAACCCCATCGATCCTCTGAACGGGGATGCAGCTGCCATGTACCTGCACCGACCGGAGGATTATAAACACAAGATCAAAG AGTACATCCAGAAGTACGCCACGGAGGAGGCTCTAAaggaacaggaggagggaggaggtgacTCTTCTTCCGAGAGCTCCATGTCAGACTTTTCAGAGGACGAGGCTCAGGACATGGAGTTGTAG